In the genome of Arabidopsis thaliana chromosome 4, partial sequence, the window tataattcatcacaaaaactaaaattccatgaaacaaaaatattaacccataatcaaagaaacaaacactACAACGTGTAAAGTTTCTGCTTGgtagagactagagagagTCAGAGAAGAGACAAGTTCTTAAGAAAAGGCAGTGGAGATAGAGAGCATTGTTGGGCGAGCTTGTGGATCAGAATGTAAACACAAAAGTGCAACTTTCAAAATCTCTAAGACCTCCTCTTTAATCTCCGGTGTCGGTTCCGGTAGCCGGTGGTCGGAAATGCTTTTCAGTGACAGAGTTGCATCGGGAGGTGAGGATGAAAGAGTTGAAACTAGATCTCCTGGATGCTCTCCTTTGATCACTTCAAGTGTTAGAACTCCAAAGCTATACACATCGCATTTCTCAGTCACTTTCATCGCATAAGCTAGTTCTGTCACATCCAAATTTCACAAACATGTTAGTCActatcattatttttatttatgatatatactaaataataaatcagATTTATAAGACTTATAGGAATTGCATTTTAAACTAACTCAAACTATACCAAAATGAATCAAATAGAAATGCTTAGTACTTGaaatttggcaaaaaaataaaacgaagTAAAATCGATTTTCTAACCAAAATTCATGaataatttatgtttcaaaatcaatatattaaatataaatataatatcattacataatctaataataattttcactaattcttttttttttttttttttttttgtaaattttacatttatttaaaagctgaaccaaatccaaacttaaaacattatttttttctttctagaaaTTAGACTAGGAATTTCATTACCTacaaaaattttggtttttatttggttataatATAATGAATTCTAGTTGTTTACTTAATTTgcaacaaaattttggttaaaaactgAACCAAATCCAACCCATAgtcaaaaaaaacttcaaaccgaaacaaaacattttggtttttatttggttaaaatttaACCCGAATAAACCAAATCTAACCATAATTTCAACCCGACCCGACCATAACCGGGTCAAATCCACAACCAATTTATCCAACGGGTCAAAAAGCGTACCTGGAGCAACATAGCCGTAAGTACCAGCAACGGCGGACCAATTTGAAGAATCCGGTTTAAGAAGCTTCGCAGTACCAAAATCAGAGATCTTCGCTTCATAATCCTCGCCGAGAAGAATATTCCCACTACTAATATCACGGTGAACAATCGCCGGAGACCGATCATGATGCATATAAGACAAAGCATGAGCCACACCTTTCACAACGTTGATCCTCTTTCCCCAATCTAACTTCTTcgcttcatcatcattctccAAAACTTTCCTCAAGCTTCCTCTCTCCATGTACTCGTAAACCAGAAACGTGTTGCGGCGATGCGAGCAGAATCCGAAGAGTTTCACGACGTTCCGGTGACGGATCTCGGTTAGTGCTCTGATTTCGTTGAGaaactcttgttttgttgatgGATTTGAGATTGATGAGTCTGTTGTTTCGTTTAGCTTTTTCACCGCCATGATTGCGTTTGGTAGCTTTGCTTTGTAGACTTTGCCGTGTCCTCCGGTTCCGATTAGGTATTTTGGATCGAATTCTCCTGTTGCTTTGATGATCTCTTGGTATCGGACTTTGCCGTCGAAGCTGAAGATTGATAATGTTTCTCCTCCTGATTCTGAATCTGTATGCTCCTCGATTTGTTTTGTTCGTTTACGGAAACAGATGAAGATTCCGGCGCAGACGGAGAGGATTATGATTGCTCCGATGATCGGAACTAGTATGTAGATGATTAGGTTTCGATCCTTGTGTGATTTCTTTGAGGATGTGATTGAACATGGCTTCAAGCCTTGTGTGGTGTTAACACTACCACATAAGTCTTTGTTACCTTCAAAAGCATCTGGAGGTGCGTTTCGAAACGCTGCGTTATCTGGAATTGGACCTTGGAGGTTGTTGTGTGATACATCGACGTGTGTTAGTGCTAGCATATCTTTGAAACTTGGTGGGATTTGACCTGAGAGATTGTTGTGTGAGAGGTCGAGTCTTTCGAGGTTTTGTAAAGATCTGAATTGTGATGAGATCTCTCCGTCGAGCTGATTGTAGCTGAGATCAAGCATTTGTAACTGAGATAGCTTTGTTAACCCCTCCGGGATGGTTTGATCCAAGTCGTTTCTGCTCAGGTTCATGTAGTAGAGCCTTGGCAAATTGTTGAGCGTTGGGGGTATTTCGGAACTGAATCGGTTTGAGGATAGATCAAGATACTCAAGATTGGTTAAGAGTCTGATTCCTGAAGGGATTTTGCCTGATAGCCGATTCCCGTTGAGTTGGAGTTTTGATATACGGTTGATATTGCTGATTGATTCAGGTAGCTCGCCGGTGATGCGGTTGGAAGATAGATCGAGCTGACTTAGCTGTGTCATGTTCCAAATCTCAGGTGGGATGGCTCCAGTGATGCTGTTGTTTGAGAGGATGAATGCAACCAGCTTTTGACTTTGTTCCCAGTTGGCTGAAAGTTGTCCATGAAAGTTGTTGTTGCTGAGATCGATGAAGTTGAGAGTCGGGTAAACTCCGAAAGCCTCAGAGATATCTCCGGAGAAACTATTCCCTTTGAATCTTACTCTGATCAAGCTCTTGCAATCTCTCAAGCTTTTAGGAACAGGACCTTCGAAGTGATTATCATCTAGCGTAAGATTCTCAAGCTTTCCACCTCTACAGATGGTATCAGGCAAGAAACCGGTGAAGTTGTTGGTGTCGAGCTGCAGGACGGTGAGCTCTGTAGAGTTAGCAATTCCCGGTGGGATGGGACCAGAGAGCTGATTATCACGTAGGAACAACCATTCCAACGCGGTTAACTTGCCAAAAGAATCGGGAACAGGACCGGTGAGTTTGTTCTCACTTATCTCCAAATCAATCATTGATTCCATTTCGCCTAGTTCCGGTGGAATCGAACCATTGAGTTGATTCAGGTAAAGATGAAGAACGGCTAGGGTTTTGATGTTTCCTAAGGTAGAAGGTATTGGACCGGTAAGCTTATTTGTGTGGAGACTAAGTGTATCTAAAGCGGTCATATTACCAATCTCAGGAGGGATTTCACCAGAGAGCTGATTTTCAAACATATTGAGAAGAGTTACATTCTTCAAATTCCCGAAACTAGAAGGGATTTTACCGGTAAGGTTGTTCCTATCTAGACATAGCTCTCTAAGGTTGGGTAAGTTTCCTATTTCAGAAGGAATTGAACCAGAAAGAGAATTGATAAAGAGGTAGAGGTTAACTAGTTTGGTAAGgtttccaaaagaagaaggtatTGGTCCGGTTAAAAGATTGTCGTATATAGCTATCTCCGTAACCTTAGTTAACCGACCGATCTCAGAAGGAATCGATCCGTTTAACTTGTTTTCAACTAGATGGAGAGTATCTAAATTACTCAAATCACCAAGTTCAGGTGGGATTTCACCAACTAACTGGTTAATCGACAAATCGAAGTATTCGAGTTTCGAGAACCGTCCCCATAAAGGAGAGATGGTTCCAGAGAAACGGTTCATACTGAGATCAACAAAAGTGAGATTGGGGAGAGACGAGAATGGAAAATCTTCGAAAGTACCTTCGATACCGGTATTAGTAAGATTCAACCGTATAATGCTCCCGAGTGAGCAGGCAACACCATACCAACTGGTACAAAAGCTGCTTGTGTTTGGATTGACCCAAGAAGATAGCTTTGATGAACTTGTCTGGTTTGTGAAAGTTGACTTCCATTTCAAAAGAGCATTAGCTTCTTCCACCGTTGCAGAAACAGCAAAAGAACAACTCAAAACTATAGATATGATCAAAAGAACTTGAAGATCACGAGGCTTTTCTTTACAAGCCATTCTCTCTTTGAATGAGGTTagtgatatttttctttctgggtttgttttgttcataCAGTTGCAGATTATCTCTCTACGGTCTTTTATAAACTGAAAATTGATTTCGTTGACTAGTCCGTGATAGTTGACTATGGGTTGTCACTTGTTAATAGAGGACAAATAAGTCAATATCTTGAATTCTCTCTTTAATTATTAGCCGTTTACtttgtcaaacaaaatcttcGGAAATTATCACTTCACACACACATTcacattaatataaaaatagtttactGACTTGTttaagttgttgttttctacttttgtatAAAGATAATGTATGAGTTCTTTGAATGTTATATTATaatgtatttaaaaaaaaacacttatatAAAAGTTATTGACGGCAGGATTGGTGGATTTATATGGACTGACAACGATGGTCAATTTTTCATTAGCAAATAAAATATGGGTTAGTCATGTTCATTTGGACGATAagattaattagttttttcaaCAATGGGAAAATGCATTGATGTTACTTTTAGTATAGTAATATAATACAAatctttcttaaaaatatcTCTTAACTTTATTGTGTGATTTTTTAACAACTTGTAccataaaataagaaactatttttcttataagaatgtaaatatcatttcaaaaaatgaaagatataGAAATTACAAAgtaaattctaaaaatatgGTCCCATACCGTCCCATACCAAAAAAGCTAAAGAATTATGAAAGTATATACATTCGAAAATCAAATCATCACTAAATTCTTAAGTAGTAAAGGTTACTTAAGAATCAACTCGATAAAAAAGACTCACCTAAGCAGAACATGGCTAGAAACAAGAGCAGTAAGGGAAAAAAAGATCTTCAGACTGACTAGAATGCTTAGCGGAAGTCCCTTTAACGTAAGTTCAAACCTAAAAAATACGAAACTTAAATAAAACACGGACGCCTCAAGAGTCAAGATCACCATATGTAGATTTAACATCtcgaattattattattattctttttttttattttttaatctcgAATTTCCTTATCACtgtaaataacaaaagaggtttagttttatttttgtcaaatatactttggtaaaaataatagaaattcAACTTTTAGGGAAGAGATCTACGACAAAAAGGATTGACTTTTGAAGTCTTGCACAAGGTATGGTCATGTACAATCAACTGGTCCCCTCAATGTAATCTCATGGACCTTCTTATTgtattgtatgttttttttttctttgtattgaattgttaatatattatttcttagtTCAAGTATGTAAATCCTAAATAGTTATTAAGATAGCATTCgttataattttctttggaAAATAATGTGTGAAACCAAGTCATTTTCGTATAGAAGAAGCCagacaaaattagaaaagaaattcaaagacAACTAGAAACTTgacaaaaaatagaagaattgATTGATTGAGGTATAGACTTAGTGCGAAGACTGAATAACAAAGGTTAGCTTGCATGACTAGTAGGTAATAAGATTTACGTGACTCTATTGGCCGAGAAAGAAAAGCTCCACCATTGTTTACACGAACACTTAATTTTTCAAACGTAAATTGTAATCATCTCGACCATCATCAAAATCCTAACTATTCAATCATTTAAAACgcatataaaaccaaaaatttataatccaTAACGAAATCATTCTCATAAAAAGTTAACAATAACCCAATTCGTTGAAAATCCGAATTGTGTATTATCTGATACTTATTTTTACATcataaaaagttataattttaagaacatcttatggtttattttttaattaactcTTCTTAATatcatattcttcttattCTATGACATATCACGTATGTCAtctcttctttagttttcgtttttattaTTCAATATAATTCTGTTAAAATaagattattatatataaaaaaaaggaagaagaggaaaacaGTCCTTTGAGCTTTTGTAACGcgttttctcttgtttttaagGAACAATTAAGGGCTTGATTGGTTTTCCCTCTGCCATCCGCAAACGCTGCATTTGCGGGTGGTAGCGGTTGTTAGCGATTGGCACCAATCATACAAACTGCTAGATACCGCTTTGGACCGTTCGAAATCGCCAGATTTCAAAATCTCCTTCCCACAAACGTTTGTGGGCGGTAGcggttagattttttttttttttaattaattaaaagaattatGTCTTCCACCCAAACCCTATATATCTTATTCTTatcagaaaaccctaatcaatatattaaaactctATTCTCTCAATTACGACATCCACCCAAACTGacgaaaatcaaaatcaaaatcaagaatcaacGTAAGTATGATCTATCATTTCATCCATTCATTAGCTAGTGTAATTCTCTGAGTATTTCATGGCAtcgtcattttttttattttttatttttttgagttttttgattgaatacatgttttaatttgttttctcgatTAGAAAATCATTTGGTCAGACGAGATGACCCGTTTCTTGTTACAACTTTATCATATGTATAGAGGCAATCCGGAAAACCCGCGAGTTCAACGTTATTTACAGTTTATCACACTACTTGATGCAATTTTTGGTGATGTACCAAATGCATAAAGTATTAAgctttttcttacaaaatttatttatttttgaatttaatgttttatttatggttttaattattaagcatgtttaatttttctaatattttcaatttatcataataatatattgtattttttcttttaatagtaatatattatatttattttggttattttttatttaattactattgCACTCGCTGGTTTACCAGTCATAAAACTCCCGCAAACGCACCCATTATCAAACGTTCAACCAGTCGTTCAAAACGCTTGATAACGCTTGAAACCGCAACCGCCCGTTTCCGCAAACTCCCGCAACCGCAACCGCACCCGCTGCGTTTAAACCAGTCAGGCCCTAAGtaatcaatttcttaaaacagacaaacaaaaaaccttaaaacgCTTAGACATAAtgtcattatttttaaattttcccAAATTGTAGCAATTACACGATTGCTAGAGTCTCTCAATATACCTATTTTAGGTGTCCCTACTGGCTATTGGCTACTGTTAGGGTTTCTAATTAAACCCATCTAGTATTCTGACCAAACACTCTTCTCCTCTCTACTgccaaactatatattataaacaagTATAGTTGTGATATTCTAAAATATGTTGTACTAACCATATAGAATAATTAGTATATATGTAGCaatatgaataatattttgtactataatgtaaacaattttttggtccagttctgcatatatataattatcaaatattactgtataaaaatgtcaaaaattaatatttatgatggatattagaaatattaatattaatgcGCATGTTAATTAGCCTGACTAGATTATCCTATAGATTAGACGGTACATGTATTACTTTTCCCTCCATATATTTAGTAGAGCATGTGTTTGAAATAGTCATACAAAATGAATCCAAAAACTGTTATGAGCAATTCATTCTACAAACGGATGCTGTAATTCCTCACAAATTATGAAATGAATGTAGAGTTGATCAAGAACAACGTGTTTGAAGATTGGatcaaggaaaaaaagataaagattcgAACAAGGCCACTAATTAAGGGATCATTATAGGAAAGAGACCACCACCTACGCTCAAGTTAAAGTATAATTATAGTCAAACTTTTTgaatgttatatttttaataccCTGAAACTGAAGATTGGGACGACTAGGATTGGTGGATTATATATGGATCGACAACGATGGTCcgttataatatatataatataatataatataatattatataataaaacgTAGTCAAGTACTCATGTTCATTTGAATGATAATTTAaggtagattttttttttctccatcaTTTTATTGAAAGTATCCGTATATATTGATGGATTGATGAAACTATTTGGGAAAAGATGAATTATATTCAATTAGTTTAGAGGTTTTGGTTAGTTCGGGAAGTTGCTAAAGCATATGCGGTGGTAGGAGTGCCTCGGAGATTAGTGggcagagaagagagactaATCTCATGGAGTAGACTAAGTGAAGGTTGGTGCAAGTTGAATACAGACGGAGCGTCAAGAGGCAATCCCGGATTAGCGGCGGCAGGAGGGGTCTTACGGGAGAGCAATGGGGAATGGCGCAGAGGGTTTGCAATTAATATCGGGATATGCTCAGCACCTCTTGCTGAGTTATGGGGTGTATACTACGGGTTATTCATGGCCTGGGAGTGTAAAGTATCCCAATTAGAGTTAGAGGTGGACTCGGAGGTTGTTGTTGGGTTTCTTCGGACAGGGATAAGTGAATCTCACCCGCTGTCCTTCCTAGTACGCATGTGCTATGGCTTTATCTCAAGGGACTGGATAGTCCGGATTTCTCACAAGTATAGGGAAGCTAATCGTCTAGCGGATGGGTTAGCGAACTATGCATTTTCTTTACCTCttggttttcagtttttttatgtttgtccGGATGCTGTTTATTCGGTTATGTTGGAAGACCGGAACGGAATGTCGTTTCCGCGTCATGTTCGtttgtaatttcttttagtttgaataaaaaataggGGACATTGTTCCCCAtcacttaccaaaaaaaaaaaagtttagaggTTTTGGTTAAACTCAAATTGATATCACTTTAGAGATTTAAGttggtttaatttaatttagtctAAATTGGTGAGTTAAATGAGTAAACCATTAACCCATTGCAACCCAACTTATTTGATCCATCTAATCATTTGATTCAATAACTCATTTGAaccatcaactcatttgagtcaaaattttcaattcattAAAATTCATGAGTTGAGTTGAATTGGGATGACCAATAAAAcgacccattttgacacctcTAATATTGACAATGAGAATGTCATTCAACATTTTGAAtggaaatattttttagaaagttctaattttaatttatcactataaataaatatattacataAGAATTGTTTTGgagtttattattatcaacttatttatttttattttttaacatcttGTACCATGAacctgaaaaaataaattaatgaattttctaaaacatgGATGCATATATGTCGCAAACTTTTATACCATCATAGATCTaacatttcaaatttcttagTTATCCAAATAAACTCATTTTTTCtggtgaaaaaagaaatatattattccCTCCGTTTCAAATTAGTTGTCACTTTAgagttaaattttgatttaaatcaGTTGTTGTATTATGTTTTAATGCAGATTTTTGACAAATTTTccaatgttatttttatttttgtagtttattaattaattgatgataatacaaaaaaatacactTATTAgagtaaaatagaaaaacatatattttttaaatatacgtaaaattttctttaaacgACAATTAATTTAAAACGGATTGGAGTACACTTCAGGGAAGAGCGATCTACCACAAAAAAGGTTGACTTTTAAAGTCTTGAATAAATAATAGTGTTTCCAAACTAATTGGCCCACTCAACGCTATGATGTGGATCTCTCTTGTTTTGAATGTTGTTTgtttagtctttttttgtttttacctttCTTAATCATATTAACTTTATGTTAATTTCATAACTTTATGtttagtcttttttcttttcttttcttaatcatAACTTTTTGTAGTATATGAGTAGTTATTAACATACCATTCGCTATAAATTCTATAGGTCTATTTCACTATAATTATATGTGAGAAAATTAGAAAGTCCACAAGAATGAAAAGGAGAAGtcaatgaaacaaagaaaaaaccaaaagagaaatcaGTGACATAGACTTGGTGCGACGACCGACGAATAAACGTTATCTTCGGGTTTGGGTTATAAGACTACCAAGTAGCAACTGTATTACAATAGTTGTCTTCTGGTCAAAATGTAGTTAGAACCAGTCATATTGGGTTGTGGCATTAAAATGggctaaatttatttttacatatattgcAATATGATAAATTACTTTTACAACTTATTACAATGCATCTTATcataatttaacaaattataCATTGATATTTTGGCCTAAAAACCCAATTGATATTAAGCTTATTCGATACCATGTCTATGAGACCACACTTATTGCATATTACAAGCTTCAACGATTAAACTCCAAAGTACCATTTAAATtcattttgacatttttgcGGCTAGCTCTCTAACAAACTTAGCCGCGACCATTGCCGTCATGT includes:
- a CDS encoding Leucine-rich repeat receptor-like protein kinase family protein (Leucine-rich repeat receptor-like protein kinase family protein; FUNCTIONS IN: kinase activity; INVOLVED IN: protein amino acid phosphorylation; LOCATED IN: plasma membrane, membrane; EXPRESSED IN: 23 plant structures; EXPRESSED DURING: 13 growth stages; CONTAINS InterPro DOMAIN/s: Protein kinase, ATP binding site (InterPro:IPR017441), Serine/threonine-protein kinase domain (InterPro:IPR002290), Leucine-rich repeat-containing N-terminal domain, type 2 (InterPro:IPR013210), Leucine-rich repeat (InterPro:IPR001611), Serine/threonine-protein kinase-like domain (InterPro:IPR017442), Protein kinase-like domain (InterPro:IPR011009), Protein kinase, catalytic domain (InterPro:IPR000719), Leucine-rich repeat, typical subtype (InterPro:IPR003591), Tyrosine-protein kinase, active site (InterPro:IPR008266), Tyrosine-protein kinase, catalytic domain (InterPro:IPR020635); BEST Arabidopsis thaliana protein match is: Protein kinase family protein with leucine-rich repeat domain (TAIR:AT1G35710.1); Has 30201 Blast hits to 17322 proteins in 780 species: Archae - 12; Bacteria - 1396; Metazoa - 17338; Fungi - 3422; Plants - 5037; Viruses - 0; Other Eukaryotes - 2996 (source: NCBI BLink).), which codes for MNKTNPERKISLTSFKERMACKEKPRDLQVLLIISIVLSCSFAVSATVEEANALLKWKSTFTNQTSSSKLSSWVNPNTSSFCTSWYGVACSLGSIIRLNLTNTGIEGTFEDFPFSSLPNLTFVDLSMNRFSGTISPLWGRFSKLEYFDLSINQLVGEIPPELGDLSNLDTLHLVENKLNGSIPSEIGRLTKVTEIAIYDNLLTGPIPSSFGNLTKLVNLYLFINSLSGSIPSEIGNLPNLRELCLDRNNLTGKIPSSFGNLKNVTLLNMFENQLSGEIPPEIGNMTALDTLSLHTNKLTGPIPSTLGNIKTLAVLHLYLNQLNGSIPPELGEMESMIDLEISENKLTGPVPDSFGKLTALEWLFLRDNQLSGPIPPGIANSTELTVLQLDTNNFTGFLPDTICRGGKLENLTLDDNHFEGPVPKSLRDCKSLIRVRFKGNSFSGDISEAFGVYPTLNFIDLSNNNFHGQLSANWEQSQKLVAFILSNNSITGAIPPEIWNMTQLSQLDLSSNRITGELPESISNINRISKLQLNGNRLSGKIPSGIRLLTNLEYLDLSSNRFSSEIPPTLNNLPRLYYMNLSRNDLDQTIPEGLTKLSQLQMLDLSYNQLDGEISSQFRSLQNLERLDLSHNNLSGQIPPSFKDMLALTHVDVSHNNLQGPIPDNAAFRNAPPDAFEGNKDLCGSVNTTQGLKPCSITSSKKSHKDRNLIIYILVPIIGAIIILSVCAGIFICFRKRTKQIEEHTDSESGGETLSIFSFDGKVRYQEIIKATGEFDPKYLIGTGGHGKVYKAKLPNAIMAVKKLNETTDSSISNPSTKQEFLNEIRALTEIRHRNVVKLFGFCSHRRNTFLVYEYMERGSLRKVLENDDEAKKLDWGKRINVVKGVAHALSYMHHDRSPAIVHRDISSGNILLGEDYEAKISDFGTAKLLKPDSSNWSAVAGTYGYVAPELAYAMKVTEKCDVYSFGVLTLEVIKGEHPGDLVSTLSSSPPDATLSLKSISDHRLPEPTPEIKEEVLEILKVALLCLHSDPQARPTMLSISTAFS
- a CDS encoding Leucine-rich repeat receptor-like protein kinase family protein (Leucine-rich repeat receptor-like protein kinase family protein; FUNCTIONS IN: kinase activity; INVOLVED IN: protein amino acid phosphorylation; LOCATED IN: plasma membrane, membrane; EXPRESSED IN: 23 plant structures; EXPRESSED DURING: 13 growth stages; CONTAINS InterPro DOMAIN/s: Protein kinase, ATP binding site (InterPro:IPR017441), Protein kinase, catalytic domain (InterPro:IPR000719), Leucine-rich repeat-containing N-terminal domain, type 2 (InterPro:IPR013210), Tyrosine-protein kinase, active site (InterPro:IPR008266), Leucine-rich repeat (InterPro:IPR001611), Serine/threonine-protein kinase-like domain (InterPro:IPR017442), Protein kinase-like domain (InterPro:IPR011009); BEST Arabidopsis thaliana protein match is: Protein kinase family protein with leucine-rich repeat domain (TAIR:AT1G35710.1); Has 30201 Blast hits to 17322 proteins in 780 species: Archae - 12; Bacteria - 1396; Metazoa - 17338; Fungi - 3422; Plants - 5037; Viruses - 0; Other Eukaryotes - 2996 (source: NCBI BLink).), with product MNKTNPERKISLTSFKERMACKEKPRDLQVLLIISIVLSCSFAVSATVEEANALLKWKSTFTNQTSSSKLSSWVNPNTSSFCTSWYGVACSLGSIIRLNLTNTGIEGTFEDFPFSSLPNLTFVDLSMNRFSGTISPLWGRFSKLEYFDLSINQLVGEIPPELGDLSNLDTLHLVENKLNGSIPSEIGRLTKVTEIAIYDNLLTGPIPSSFGNLTKLVNLYLFINSLSGSIPSEIGNLPNLRELCLDRNNLTGKIPSSFGNLKNVTLLNMFENQLSGEIPPEIGNMTALDTLSLHTNKLTGPIPSTLGNIKTLAVLHLYLNQLNGSIPPELGEMESMIDLEISENKLTGPVPDSFGKLTALEWLFLRDNQLSGPIPPGIANSTELTVLQLDTNNFTGFLPDTICRGGKLENLTLDDNHFEGPVPKSLRDCKSLIRVRFKGNSFSGDISEAFGVYPTLNFIDLSNNNFHGQLSANWEQSQKLVAFILSNNSITGAIPPEIWNMTQLSQLDLSSNRITGELPESISNINRISKLQLNGNRLSGKIPSGIRLLTNLEYLDLSSNRFSSEIPPTLNNLPRLYYMNLSRNDLDQTIPEGLTKLSQLQMLDLSYNQLDGEISSQFRSLQNLERLDLSHNNLSGQIPPSFKDMLALTHVDVSHNNLQGPIPDNAAFRNAPPDAFEGNKDLCGSVNTTQGLKPCSITSSKKSHKDRNLIIYILVPIIGAIIILSVCAGIFICFRKRTKQIEEHTDSESGGETLSIFSFDGKVRYQEIIKATGEFDPKYLIGTGGHGKVYKAKLPNAIMAVKKLNETTDSSISNPSTKQEFLNEIRALTEIRHRNVVKLFGFCSHRRNTFLVYEYMERGSLRKVLENDDEAKKLDWGKRINVVKGVAHALSYMHHDRSPAIVHRDISSGNILLGEDYEAKISDFGTAKLLKPDSSNWSAVAGTYGYVAPGTLFDPLDKLVVDLTRLWSGRVEIMVRFGLFGLNFNQIKTKMFCFGLKFFLTMGWIWFSF